Proteins encoded within one genomic window of Brassica rapa cultivar Chiifu-401-42 chromosome A09, CAAS_Brap_v3.01, whole genome shotgun sequence:
- the LOC103838917 gene encoding protein DMR6-LIKE OXYGENASE 2 codes for MWDILYDNISLYLYNSLQIHSTITSPTMEASATSKLLVSDIASSVDHVPSNYVRPISDRPNLSEIETSGDSIPMIDLQELHGPNRADVIYQVAHACASYGFFQIKNHGVPEKTIERMMTVAREFFRQPESERVKHYSADTKKTTRLSTSFNVGSEKFSNWRDFLRLHCLPIEDFISEWPSSPVSFREVTAEYATSVRALVLVLLEAISESLGLAKDSVSNTLGKHGQHMALNYYPPCPQPDLTFGLPGHKDPNLITVLLQDEVSGLQVFKDGNWIAVHPVPNTFIVNMGDQMQVISNDKYKSVLHRAVVNSDKERISIPTFYCPSLDAVVGPQQELINEEEESPAVYRSFIYAEYYEKFWDRALATESCIDLFKASKT; via the exons atgtgggatatattatatgataacatctctctctatctctataACTCACTTCAGATTCACAGCACAATCACTTCCCCAACCATGGAAGCTTCTGCAACATCCAAGCTTCTCGTATCTGACATCGCCTCCTCCGTTGATCACGTTCCTTCAAACTATGTCCGACCAATATCTGACCGTCCAAATCTGTCCGAGATTGAAACATCCGGTGATTCCATCCCTATGATCGATCTCCAGGAACTCCATGGACCCAATCGAGCCGACGTTATCTACCAAGTTGCTCATGCATGCGCTTCTTATGGCTTCTTCCAG ATCAAGAACCATGGGGTGCCAGAGAAAACAATAGAAAGAATGATGACAGTGGCAAGGGAGTTTTTCCGGCAGCCAGAGAGCGAAAGAGTTAAGCATTACTCTGCGGATACAAAGAAGACGACGAGACTCTCCACAAGTTTCAACGTTGGCTCAGAGAAATTCTCTAACTGGAGAGATTTCCTCCGACTCCATTGCCTTCCTATCGAAGATTTCATCAGCGAATGGCCTTCGAGTCCAGTCTCATTCAGAGAAGTCACAGCTGAATATGCCACAAGCGTTAGAGCCTTGGTCCTCGTACTTCTCGAGGCAATCTCAGAGAGCTTAGGCCTTGCGAAAGACAGTGTAAGCAATACATTAGGCAAGCACGGCCAACACATGGCCTTAAACTACTATCCACCCTGTCCTCAACCCGATCTAACTTTCGGACTTCCCGGACATAAAGATCCAAACTTGATCACTGTTCTTCTTCAAGATGAAGTGTCTGGTTTGCAAGTCTTTAAAGATGGTAACTGGATCGCTGTTCATCCTGTTCCCAACACTTTTATTGTTAACATGGGTGACCAAATGCAG GTTATCAGCAATGACAAATACAAGAGTGTGCTACACAGAGCGGTCGTGAACAGCGACAAGGAGCGGATATCGATACCGACATTCTACTGTCCTTCTTTAGACGCTGTGGTTGGCCCACAACAAGAGCTGATTAATGAGGAAGAAGAGTCTCCTGCTGTTTACAGAAGCTTTATATATGCTGAGTATTATGAAAAGTTTTGGGACAGAGCACTTGCTACTGAGAGCTGTATTGACTTGTTCAAAGCTTCCAAAACCTAA
- the LOC103838916 gene encoding nascent polypeptide-associated complex subunit alpha-like protein 4 — protein MPGPVIEEVNTEEQLMDAIKEQMKLQNDDDVVVEDVKDGEEEDDIDDDEDDNVDGAGENESSKQSRSEKKSRKAMLKLGMKPVTDVSRVTIKRSKNVLFVISKPDVFKSPNSETYVIFGEAKIDDMSSQLQAQAAQRFKMPDVGSMIPNADASEAVTVAQEEEDDDDVDETGVEAKDIDLVMTQAGVSKAKAVKALKTNDGDIVSAIMELTT, from the exons ATGCCAGGCCCAGTCATTGAAGAAGTTAACACTGAGGAGCAGTTGATGGATGCCATCAAAGAGCAAATGAAGCTCCAG AATGACGATGATGTCGTTGTGGAGGATGTGAAAGATGGAGAGGAGGAAGATGATATTGATGACGACGAAGACGATAACGTTGATG GAGCTGGTGAGAATGAGAGCTCAAAGCAAAGTAGAAGCGAGAAGAAAAGCCGCAAAGCAATGCTGAAACTTGGAATGAAACCTGTCACTGATGTTAGCAGAGTCACAATCAAGAGATCAAAGAAC GTTTTGTTTGTCATCTCGAAGCCAGATGTGTTCAAGAGTCCCAACTCTGAGACCTATGTGATATTCGGTGAGGCCAAGATTGATGATATGAGCTCTCAGCTGCAAGCCCAAGCTGCTCAGAGGTTCAAGATGCCTGATGTTGGATCTATGATCCCCAACGCTGATGCCTCCGAAGCAGTCACTGTTGCACAagaggaggaagatgatgatgatgttgatgaGACTGGTGTTGAAGCTAAGGACATTGATCTTGTGATGACTCAAGCTGGTGTCTCAAAGGCCAAAGCCGTTAAGGCTCTTAAGACTAATGATGGAGATATCGTTTCCGCCATTATGGAACTCACTACATAG
- the LOC103838915 gene encoding heavy metal-associated isoprenylated plant protein 44: protein MSTFIAKSLGSIVSIVARFFSFRRRPKSNTRPTTHISYFRMSKKRPLSLQTVDLKVRMCCTGCVRIVRKAISKLRGVDSVEVEREMGRVRVVGYVDRNKVLKAVRRAGKRAEFWPYPEPPLYFTSTQNYFVDPSKEFKESYNYYRHGYNGTEQHGNIPAGSRGDDRVSNMFNDDNVNACSVM from the exons ATGTCTACTTTTATAGCAAAGAGTCTCGGGTCCATTGTCTCTATTGTAGCAAGATTTTTCTCTTTCCGACGCCGTCCTAAGTCTAATACAAGACCCACCACACATATCAGCTACTTCAGGATGTCTAAGAAACGCCCACTTTCTTTGCag ACGGTTGATCTCAAGGTCAGGATGTGTTGCACTGGTTGTGTCAGGATCGTTAGGAAGGCAATCTCAAAACTCCGAG GAGTTGATTCAGTAGAGGTGGAGAGAGAGATGGGAAGAGTGAGAGTGGTGGGATACGTCGACAGAAACAAAGTGCTCAAAGCCGTGAGACGAGCCGGGAAGAGAGCTGAGTTTTGGCCATACCCTGAGCCTCCACTTTACTTCACATCTACTCAAAACTATTTTGTTGATCCCTCAAAAGAGTTTAAAGAGAGTTATAACTATTACAGACACGGTTACAATGGTACGGAACAACATGGTAATATCCCTGCAGGTAGTCGTGGAGACGACAGGGTTAGCAATATGTTTAATGACGATAACGTCAATGCATGCAGTGTCATGTAG
- the LOC103838914 gene encoding 60S ribosomal protein L9-2 yields MKTILSSETMDIPEGVTIKVHAKVIEVEGPRGKLTRDFKHLNLDFQLIKDAVTGKRQLKIDSWFGSRKASASIRTALSHVSNLIAGVTQGFLYKMRFVYAHFPINASISGNNKSIEIRNFLGEKKVRKVDMLDGVTIVRSEKVKDEITLEGNDIELVSRSCALINQKCHVKKKDIRKFLDGIYVSEKGKIAVEE; encoded by the exons ATGAAGACGATCTTGTCATCCGAGACGATGGACATCCCCGAAGGCGTCACCATCAAGGTCCACGCTAAGGTGATCGAAGTCGAAGGCCCACGCGGGAAGCTCACTCGCGACTTCAAGCATCTCAACCTCGATTTCCAGCTCATCAAAGACGCCGTCACCGGCAAGCGACAGCTCAAGATCGACTCGTGGTTCGGCTCTCGCAAAGCCAGTGCTTCGATCAGAACCGCTCTAAGCCACGTTAGCAACCTCATCGCTGGTGTCACTCAAGGTTTCCTTTACAAGATGCGCTTCGTGTATGCTCATTTCCCTATCAACGCTTCAATCTCCGGTAACAACAAGTCCATCGAGATCCGTAACTTCCTTGGCGAGAAGAAGGTCAGGAAGGTTGATATGTTGGATGGTGTTACCATTGTTCGGTCTGAGAAAGTCAAGGATGAGATTACTCTTGAGGGTAATGATATCGAGCTTGTCTCACGTTCCTGCGCTCTGATTAATCAG AAATGccatgtgaagaagaaggatatTAGGAAGTTTCTTGATGGTATCTATGTGAGCGAGAAGGGCAAGATCGCTGTTGAAGAATGA